In the Fusarium oxysporum f. sp. lycopersici 4287 chromosome 9, whole genome shotgun sequence genome, one interval contains:
- a CDS encoding 2,3-dihydroxybenzoate decarboxylase: protein MLGKVALEEAFALPRHKERTRWWAGLFAIDPDKHAAEINDITDQRIKYMNEHGVGYTILSYTAPGVQDVWDPKEAQALAVEVNDYIADAIKAHPDRLGAFATLSMHDPKEAAEELRRVVTKYGFKGALVNDTQRAGADGDDMIFYDGPEWDVFWSTVTDLDVPFYLHPRNPTGSIHEKLWAKRSWLIGPPLSFAQGVSLHALGMVTNGVFDRHPKLQIVLGHLGEHIPFDMWRINHWFEDIKKPLGLSCKLTIREYFARNLWITTSGHFSTSTLQFCLGEVGADRILFSIDYPFENFSDACTWYDGLAINDVDKRKIGKDNAKKLFKLPQFYQSED from the exons ATGCTCGGCAAGGTTGCTCTTGAGGAAGCTTTCGCTCTCCCCCGTCACAAGGAGCGAACACGATGGTGGGCTGGTCTCTTTGCCATCGACCCTGATAAGCACGCTGCCGAGATCAACGATATCACAGATCAGCGTATTAAGTACATGAATGAGCATGGTGTTGGCTACACAATTCTTTCATACACTGCACCTGGTGTGCAAGATGTCTGGGATCCCAAGGAGGCTCAGGCACTAGCTGTCGAGGTTAACGACTATATCGCCGATGCTATCAAGGCTCACCCTGATCGTCTCGGTGCTTTTGC CACTCTCTCTATGCACGACCCCAAGGAAGCTGCTGAGGAGCTTCGAAGAGTTGTCACCAAGTACGGCTTCAAGGGTGCTCTTGTCAACGACACTCAACGAGCTGGTGCAGATGGAGACGACATGATCTTTTACGACGGCCCTGAGTGGGATGTCTTCTGGTCAACAGTTACAGACTTGGATGTCCCCTTCTACCTCCACCCCCGCAACCCCACAGGCTCCATCCACGAGAAGCTCTGGGCCAAGCGCAGCTGGCTCATTGGTCCTCCTCTGAGCTTCGCCCAAGGTGTCAGCCTTCACGCCCTGGGTATGGTTACCAACGGTGTCTTTGACAGACATCCCAAGCTCCAGATTGTTCTCGGCCATCTCGGCGAGCATATTCCCTTCGATATGTGGCGAATCAACCATTGGTTcgaggatatcaagaagcCTCTTGGTCTGTCTTGCAAGCTGACTATCCGAGAATACTTTGCCCGCAACTTGTGGATCACCACCAGTGGACAtttctcaacctcgacacTACAGTTCTGCCTGGGAGAGGTTGGAGCCGATCGCATTCTGTTCTCTATCGATTATCCTTTCGAGAACTTTTCAGATGCTTGCACGTGGTATGATGGTCTGGCTATTAATGATGTTGATAAGAGAAAGATTGGAAAGGATAACGCTAAGAAGCTGTTTAAGCTTCCTCAGTTCTACCAGAGCGAGGATTAA
- a CDS encoding salicylate hydroxylase → MIKDNAPTMPNWKRLSVGVIGGGIGGMSVAIALRRAGHDVTIYERSDFAGEVGASVSCAANGTRWLHEWDVDVAKGDPVVLKKLINRDWKTGEPVSVYDLDDYEKRWGFVYNMFHRQYMHAMLKDTAMGEGEGTPAKLLVNHKCSAIDFPTGTITFENGVTAKHDLIIGADGIGSAVRKILGINPEKKPSDQSCLHCNVTTEEAVKAGLVDYSQNSALEYWGGQEGKWDKIVLSPCNGGKLLSYYCFFPRDQGDYTTQAWGSEDLPTEDLLKPYPELDRQVFGHLAIGKEIQPWRLWVHQPYPYIAKENVCLLGDAGHPMMPHQSQGACMAIEDAAALGILFSKRYFNGDVKQALSVYDKVRLPRATRVQAAAAKAAYNINERIGFSVNKNISTYKVENEKEVLTIEEMNTYDMYRDIEEKLAKAQGEKYAGGFLNGLPLGLELPNGVIVGA, encoded by the exons ATGATCAAGGACAACGCTCCCACCATGCCCAACTGGAAGCGCCTCAGCGTTGGTGTCATCGGCGGCGGCATCGGTGGCATGTCAGTAGCAATTGCTCTCCGCCGCGCAGGCCACGACGTCACCATCTACGAGCGCTCAGACTTTGCCGGTGAAGTCGGCGCCTCGGTATCCTGCGCCGCCAACGGAACTCGCTGGCTGCACGAGTGGGACGTCGATGTCGCCAAGGGAGACCCCGTcgttctcaagaagctgatcAACCGTGACTGGAAGACCGGCGAGCCTGTTAGTGTTTACGATCTCGATGACTACGAGAAGCGATGGGGTTTCGTATACAACATGTTTCACAGACAATACATGCATGCTATGTTGAAGGATACTGCTATGGGCGAGGGAGAGGGTACTCCCGCAAAGCTACTAGTCAACCACAAGTGCTCCGCTATCGACTTCCCCACAGGCACTATCACTTTTGAGAATGGTGTCACTGCCAAGCACGATCTTATCATTGGTGCTGATGGTATTGGCTCTGCTGTTCGAAAGATTCTCGGCATTAACCCTGAGAAGAAGCCCTCCGACCAGAGCTGCCTTCATTGCAACGTCACAACCGAAGAAGCCGTCAAGGCTGGTCTTGTCGACTACTCACAAAACAGTGCTCTCGAGTACTGGGGTGGTCAAGAAGGAAAGTGGGACAAGATCGTCCTCTCTCCTTGCAACGGTGGCAAGCTTCTCTCATACTACTGCTTCTTCCCCCGCGACCAGGGTGACTACACTACACAGGCCTGGGGATCTGAGGATCTCCCCACCGAGGATCTCCTCAAGCCTTATCCCGAGCTCGACCGCCAAGTCTTTGGACATCTCGCCATTGGAAAGGAGATCCAGCCCTGGCGTCTGTGGGTTCACCAGCCTTATCCCTACATCGCCAAGGAGAACGTTTGCCTTCTCGGAGATGCTGGTCACCCCATGATGCCTCATCAGTCTCAGGGTGCATGCATGGCCATTGAGgatgctgctgctctcgGTATCTTGTTCAGCAAGCGATATTTCAACGGTGATGTCAAGCAGGCTCTGTCTGTCTACGACAAGGTCCGCCTGCCCCGAGCTACCCGTGTCCAAgctgccgctgccaaggctgcCTACAACATTAATGAGCGAATTG GCTTCTCTGTTAACAAGAACATCTCTACATACAAGGTTGAGAACGAGAAGGAGGTCCTCACCATTGAGGAGATGAACACATATGACATGTACAGGGATATCGAGGAGAAGTTGGCCAAGGCACAAGGAGAGAAGTACGCTGGTGGCTTCCTCAACGGTCTGCCTCTGGGTCTTGAGCTACCAAATGGTGTTATTGTCGGTGCATAA